DNA sequence from the Borrelia sp. A-FGy1 genome:
ATCTTTTAGTAAACTTACATCCATTTGTATGTCTTATAAATCCTTGTGAAGAAAAACACACAGCAGATATCATTTCTCTTGCAAACCCAAATAATTTCATTGTATTTAGCAAAACAACAAAAGACTTGCCTAACGCACTTAAGAGTAAGATTTCCTCTGAGCTAGATAATCTTATTCTATTTTATAACAAGGAAACTACTACTAAAGAGGGTGGTAAGGAATATGATAATACACATGTTAAGTTTATATCACAGTATCTATATCAAGCTAGCATGTTTCATGCTACAAATCCTTATGGAATAAGAATCAAGGCAGAACCTATTATAACAGATACAGAGCTTATTGGTTGCTTAAGAAAGAGTAATATTAATTTTTATACCCTTCTTAATGAGACAGGATATGATGGAGTACTTGCTATTAAGGAAGGTCTTGACCTTGCAGGACGCCCTATTGATGAGATATTTACATATTACTATATAAAAAACAAAGCAACACAAGAACTTATAAGAATATGGAATCAAAACAACAGAAGTAACTCTAAATTAAGCTCAGCACAACTAGAGGGTACAAGTTCTAATGTATATACTTCAGCACTAGAGGTACTCTTTAAAAGACTTAAGGACAATGGTCTTATTTACTCATACAGTGATATCAAACTCAAGATAGAACCTGTTGATGCCTCATTAAAAGCAGAACTTAGTGTTATGGTTCAATACAATCATAGCTTTAATGAGGTAGTACTAAAGATTACAGCAGAAGATATTAATGCAATATTTAAGGGGGTAAATAAATGACATACAGTGGACACACTAGTTTTCAAACTTTTAAAGACACCGTATTTATTTTCAATGAGCACGAGTTTAAGCATGGAAGGATTAAGGTAACTAAGGGTAAGAGTGATATAGCTAAAACATCAGCACTAGGTGACATGGCATTTTTCCTAAAGCCAGAGACTAATTTTTATATTATAGAATTAGAGGTTACTAAGAATAGTTTTGACTATAAAAAATTAATGTCATTTTATAATAAACAAGAAAATGGTGAACAAAGGCCAGAAGATAATTATAAGCCCTTAACTTTTCTTGATAAACAAGGCGGAGTTAAGATTACAACACAACATGCATTCTTTACAAGCTATTCCGAACTTTCATATAACCCTGAAGATTCTACAGAAGTTACATTTACTCTTAATGCAATAAAATGTAGCACCGAATTTGTTGATAGCTAATAAAAGGAGGTATAAATGCGTTATTCATTAGTAATACTTACCAAGAACGATACTCTTAAGTTTGAAATAGAGACTATGTCAATGTATGAATGGGATACCCTTTTAGGATTTAATAACACAATAGATACTATTTATGACATAAACAAATTTGAACTTATATTAAAGCACATGATACCTTCATTTAAGCATGAATTTTATGATTCATTCTTGAAATTCTTTTACTGCGAAATTATAGATAAAGATAAAAGATTTGCAGAAATTTATAAAACAGACTTATTTTTTATAGTTTATAACCTGCAGTATGATACATTTAAAAATCTACAAACAGAGCGATTACCTAAACTTATATATATAGAAGGTTTTATAGACTTAAAGCTTAATTTGAATAAATATGACTACATTAATGAAAATGAATGGAATTATGAGTATGTGACTAATCTTTTGACTAAAGTAACTTAAGGCTTAATCAAACCCTGTAGGAAATTTAAATGAGTAGCAATCAAGAACCAAACTCTAGCTTTTCTAATATATATAAGGCATATAAGGAATTTGTTGAAAAGGAACTTAAGAGTAGAGAAAATCAATACATACTACCCCTAGTCTTAGGTATTTGCAATGATTTAGAGCAAATTAAGAAACTTGATGGAAGAGATTTTAACTTACTAAGAAAAGCATGCATTCTAAAATTAGAGTATGAGGAATGGAAGTTTGTAATAAACAAATTTCCACTCTAAGAATACGATGCACTAAAAGATAGGAATAAAGGCAATGGAACAAGACACAGATAAATTTACTATCCCTATTACAGTTAAAGTAGAGGCAGATACAGGTAATGCTCACAAGCAAATAATAAATAATATTAATGATGCAGAAGTTGACGCTCGTATTGGCATTGACACTTCTTATTTTAAGAATAAAATAGATGAGCTTAAGAAAAGTTTAGCTAAAAAAAGTATAAAAGACTTAAGAGTTGATATTAATGCTAAAAGCACAAATATTAATCTTACTAAAAGAAATCTTATCCAAGAGAAGGAATCTATCAAACAAGCATATGCTTTTAAAAAGAAAACACTAGAGGATGAAATTAAGCAATTACTTAATAACTCAAATACACCGGAATCAAAATCACGCATTAAGGAACTCAAGGATAGTCTTTCCAGATTAGGTATAAAGGAAAAGAGTAAGCTTCGTGAGGCGGATGAAAGGGGTAAGACACAAATTAGTAAGATTAAAGTAGACCGTGACATAGAAAGCCAATTTTTAAAAGAGCGATTGGCACAAGAGAATGAACAAATACGTGCTCAAAAACAAGCAAGACGTTATAAGGAAAAGGAAGAGGCACGCATTAGACGTGAAGATGAAAAGCGAATTAAGAAAACTTTTCAAGAAACCTCACGACTTATGAAAACCGGATTAAGTTACGAGCAGGCCAGAGCAGAAGGTGAGAAGAGAGCAAGACAAACAGAGAGTGAATATTATAAGAAAAGACTAGCACAGCTTAAAACAAATGGTATAGCTACTAGTGAATTTTCTAAAGCTATTGCCGCAATTAAGAAAAATACTACCTTTTTAACGCAAACTATGGCCAATATTACAGGCAATCTTATAAGTGGTTTAGCTAGTTTTATAACAGGTGGAGTTAAGGATGGCTTTGGGGCTACCAAGAGTAGAGATATGAGTAAAGCACACGCTCATATCAAAAGAGGTGGTAGAAGTTTTGACAAATTGCGTGAGCTTTATAAAGCTAATCCCAACTCAATACCTAAACTCACTAAGGGTGAGAGTATAAACTATGAGATTATTAAGCAAATGAACCAAAAGGGTATTGATTTTAACTTAGAATCGGAAATCATTGCAGGCTCTCTAAATCTAGAAAATATGTATGCCTTAAGAGGCGGAAATACCACTAATGCTACACGCAAGGGAATAGAGTTAGCACTAAGCTTAGTCCAGACACAATATGCAAGTATTAGTGAAGCATTTGACATAGTAGAATCATTAGGCAAGGGCGATATTAGCGGTTTATATGGTATAGCAAGGAAATTGGGTGCTCAAGGCGGTCGATTTACAGAATTAGGAAAACAAGACAGAGAACGCAAATACGCAACAAATCAAGCGGGCACTAAACTTATAGAGGAAGACTTAACACACGTAATTCAATTACTTAACAATAAGATTACAAATACAGAAGGGGTTAAAGAAAAGATTAACTTACACAAAAGTATAGCCAAGGCATCAAACATTGTTGCAGAGACTCAGGCTAATACAAGTGACACAATAGCTTATAAGACAGGTGCTACAATTGATTCCGCATCAAATTGGTACACAAATAACCAAATACAAGCAGAGAAACAGAAAGAAAACATATCTTTAATGCAATACCGTAAGAAAGAATTAAAAAGACTAAAACATATATATAATAAGCCAAAATTCATTGGTAGTTATTCAACCATGCAAGAGTATACACCCGACTATATTAATAACAAGGTAGAAAAAAAGGGCAATAATTACTACGTTTTAAAAAAGCAGTTAAAAGGTTATATGGGTGGCTTTAAAGAAGAGACACGAGAACTTAGCAAGGAAGAAGTAGAGAAATACCTTAAATTTAAAAAAGATGATGAAATGATTAAATCACAATGGAAGCAGGCAAGAGATAGAGGGCAAAGTCCAGAAGACATACTAGAAAGAGGTATTAGTAATAAAAAAGGTAATGGGCTTGATATTAGTCACATTAATACAGAAGGGATTAATAAATCACTTGCAAGCACAGCAGTAGCTATGTCTAACTTTACAAATGCCTTATCTAATGCTACACAACAAATTAATATAAGATTTCGTGACAAAGCTACCCTTAAAGACACTCTAGGTAGGACTTAAAGGAGACATGTAGCATGAATTTTGATTTATTTAAAAAAATAACAAATCCCGATAAATTACTAGATTTAGTCAAAGATTCTCCATGGGGCCTAGATGATACTAATAACCCTAGTCTTAAACTAGAGAGAGAGAAGGCATATAAAACAATTAAGGCTAACTCACGGCTAATATTAGAGATTTGTAATCAAATTATAGTTTTATTTGGTAGTGGCAGTAATTGGATGGCACTTTACCCCCGTCTTGACTTCCTAGGTTTAGGGTTTATTCCACAACTATTTCTAATATCGGCTACAAATGAATACATAGAAATATCAACAGGACAAGACGGTGCTACTTATCCTGTAATAAATCCTGTAACACGTAACTTACAAAATGCTAGTTACAATATCTATGGTAAGCCGTACACTATTACACTTAATGAGGGGATTTTGACTAGTTTTTATGAAAAAATTATTTTTGATGAAGCATTAAAGCGAATACCCGCATTTAATGCAGTATTTAGGGAAACTAAAACTTTGGTTAGAAAACAATTAGAAGAGCGTGTCAAAGCAGGAGTCCCATTCTCCTTTTTCTCACCACTTACAGGATACATAGGCTACACAAAAATCCCGCGTCTTGTCTCACGCCCCACAGAATATGAGGGTACATATAATATATCAATTACTATAGAAGAAATTGAAGTAGGCTATATAGAGGATTTTGAATTTGAATAACAGGAGAGCCTAAGCAGTGATTAAATATGATTTTAAAATTGAATTTTATAATTACGATGATGCTAAATACATAGTAGCATCTAAGCCTAAGCTTACAATTGATACAGAAAAGACAAGAGCTTATACAGAAATTAGTATAGGCAATAATTATGCTGCAGAGAGTGGTATGCTTTACAAATCAGGCACTCTTAAAGTATATAATGTACCACTCACTTTTAATCAAGACAGGCGACTCAATATTAAATTCCATGATGCTATTAAGATTAGTTATAAAAAACTTGCTTATTCAAGAGAGTATCACTTCCTACTAAATGGACTCATACATACACCCATGGATACAGATTATCTATCAAGAGATTTTAGTGTTGATTATGACATAACAAATTCTATTTTCAACGTAAAGATTAATAGTATATTTCAAGAACAAAAAGACTCTACAAGACTAGATTCACCACTTATTAAGAGAAACATTAATTTTAAAGGGTAAGTCAATAGCACAAGCTATAAGCATGGTATTTAAGGGTAATGAGGAATTATTCTTACCTGCAAATATCGCAAATACTAAAATTAACCATTCATTAACATGTAATTCGTTAAATGAATTCTTAACCGCATTAGCACGTAATTATACAATTATTTGTAAAGCAGAACCACAAGATAAGAATAATAATATAGACATAATATACCGCTTTTATTATAAATCTATAGCAGCCAGAGAAAATGAGAGTAAATCATTTAAACCACTTGCACTTGAAAAGTTTGGACTACACTTTATTCCTCAACAAGACTTAAAGTATTCACAAGAGAGTAGGCAACAATTAGTTTATTGGAATGCACAAGTGCTTTATACGCACAAAATAGCTATTAATGATAGAGTATCCTTTTATGATAGATTTAATAATCTTATAACAGGTAGAGTAGAGGAAACTAGTGCTTTTTTGTCTAGTAGAGGGCCTTGTGTACTCAATTTAAGCATAAAAGATGATAAGAATATACTTTCACAAATGATTTAGAAGGAGATTTTTATTTATGCAATCAAGAACACAAAAGTATAGCGAATTTAGATACTACACAAATTTAGAAAATATGGCATATGTTCACCATGAAACACTAGATAAAATGTGTGAAAATATTTTCATATCAAGAATAGGAATAGTTAAGGAATTTGACTACAAAACACAAGAGGGGGTAGTAGTAATACCAGAATTTGGTAGTCTTAATATTGAAACTAAAAATATATCAAATATGAAACTTCACTTGCAAACAAATGATAAGGTTATTCTACTGCAATCAAGTGTCAATTTATTTGATATAGAGGATACAAATTATTTTGATAAAACATACTTTTATATCATAAACAGCATTGATATTAAGACTATAGAAAAAGCTGTTATTGATATTGATCAATTTGAATTAAAAAATCACACTCTTGATATAAAGGCAGAAGAGTCAATTAACATTGAATCAAAAGATTTAAATATAAATGCCAATAAGATTAAAATTAAAGCAAGTAATCCTATATCAATTTCTACCAATAATGCAAGCTTATATGATATTCTAAATTCCTTAATAAACACGCTAGAAAAGTTAAAATTTGTACAAGAATTAGATGCCATGAAAGATTTACAATTACAAATGCCAATTCTTAAAACAAAACTTAATAAATTACTCTTATAAACTGCTATAAATATTGACAAAAAGGTCAACTTTTCTAAAGAAAAAACACAAATTTGGTAAAATTAATATATGGACATAAAGGTTAATGATAAATTTGAATGTATCCTAAACAATGACTTAGGTATGGTAGATGCTATAGAGGAGCAAAAACAGGCTCTTTTTCTTTACTTAAAATTGCCTAAAGGCAGCCTTGCTTGGGACAGTGGGTATGGAGTTGATTATGATATCCTACTTAAACTCTTACGACTTAAAGACAGAGAAAGATTAGAACACTTCTTTACAAATATTGCTACAGCATTACAGCTTAATCTATCTAGCATTGATACAACCTACCTTAAGGGTCAAGCTAGGGTTAATCTTTACTTTACACAAGGTGATTATTTACCAATGGAATTTAGCATATGAGTAGTCCAAGCATATTTACCCAAGATAATGGTATTACAGTAAAATCAACAGAAGAAATTCTAAATGAAAAAAAGGATATGCTTAAAAAGAAAGGTATCCTTATAGCACGAAATAGCATATTTGACATAGTTAATTATCCTAGCTCAGAAATTGATAGGCAAATACTTATAGCATTAAGTGACTTATTTAAGCGTATTGATGAGGGTGGTAACTTTTTTAAAGAATGGGAAGATAAGCTTAGCATACCAAGTAGCTCTACTTTTGATGCTGTAAGAAAAGCATTCCTTCAAATTGATGGGGTTAAATATTGTAATCTTACAAGTGGTGCAGGAATAGTTGCCACATTCTTAATAATTACAGATAAATCTTACTTTCTAAATGGTGATTTTAAGACACTAAACACTCGAATTAAGAATCAAATATGGGAAGTGTTTTATAAAGTCATGCCTAGTGGTACCGCATTCATAGGGGATATTAAAGTTGACGGGCTTAATGATATGCTACAAAAGAAGACTTATAAATTTAGCTTAGGTAAGCCTAAATATATCTACATGAAGGCTTATTACAAAATCAATCATAAAGATTACATTCATATTGATATTGACACTAAGATTAGAGAAATTTATAAACAAATAATTGATACAAATTATCGTGATATGGGTATTGATTTTGCGTATCAAGATTTCTTAGCACCTGTAAGCATGATTAAGGGAATAAAATCAATACGTATTGGAATTCTTGTTAAAGAAGATGATAAAACAGAGAATAAATCTATAAACGATAGCCAGTATACATTTAATAAAGACATAGAAGTAAACCCTAATGAGATTTTGCTTTTCGATACTACACAGCGGCTATTCATTGACATTGACAAGGAATAATTTATGAACTTTAAGCATAATCCTACATACGATATCCCAGAGACTATAAGAAATACACAGTTAGGACAATTTATTGACAACGAAATTGAATATAAAAAACTTATTCTTGCCCAGATAAAAGAGATTACAAATAATTTTGCTTCAAAAAACATTAAAGCTCATCTTAAGATTAGATTTATAGCTAAATTCTTAGCCAAACTTTTTAAAGTTTATCATCTTGATAAAAACTTAACATACGACATTGTAAATGGAATTGATAGCGTACTCTTATCAAGAGAACATATTGGAACAGACAATAGTTTTAACCTACTTTTTGCAAGTTATCTTTATACCAACGTAGAGATTAGCACCAATGAAGATCAGGCAGGTGAGATTGTAATCAAACTAATAAATAATATTAAATCTT
Encoded proteins:
- a CDS encoding DUF787 family protein, with the translated sequence LLVNLHPFVCLINPCEEKHTADIISLANPNNFIVFSKTTKDLPNALKSKISSELDNLILFYNKETTTKEGGKEYDNTHVKFISQYLYQASMFHATNPYGIRIKAEPIITDTELIGCLRKSNINFYTLLNETGYDGVLAIKEGLDLAGRPIDEIFTYYYIKNKATQELIRIWNQNNRSNSKLSSAQLEGTSSNVYTSALEVLFKRLKDNGLIYSYSDIKLKIEPVDASLKAELSVMVQYNHSFNEVVLKITAEDINAIFKGVNK
- a CDS encoding DUF1463 family protein — translated: MTYSGHTSFQTFKDTVFIFNEHEFKHGRIKVTKGKSDIAKTSALGDMAFFLKPETNFYIIELEVTKNSFDYKKLMSFYNKQENGEQRPEDNYKPLTFLDKQGGVKITTQHAFFTSYSELSYNPEDSTEVTFTLNAIKCSTEFVDS
- a CDS encoding DUF1473 family protein, coding for MRYSLVILTKNDTLKFEIETMSMYEWDTLLGFNNTIDTIYDINKFELILKHMIPSFKHEFYDSFLKFFYCEIIDKDKRFAEIYKTDLFFIVYNLQYDTFKNLQTERLPKLIYIEGFIDLKLNLNKYDYINENEWNYEYVTNLLTKVT
- a CDS encoding DUF792 family protein, producing MNFDLFKKITNPDKLLDLVKDSPWGLDDTNNPSLKLEREKAYKTIKANSRLILEICNQIIVLFGSGSNWMALYPRLDFLGLGFIPQLFLISATNEYIEISTGQDGATYPVINPVTRNLQNASYNIYGKPYTITLNEGILTSFYEKIIFDEALKRIPAFNAVFRETKTLVRKQLEERVKAGVPFSFFSPLTGYIGYTKIPRLVSRPTEYEGTYNISITIEEIEVGYIEDFEFE
- a CDS encoding DUF693 family protein, producing the protein MIKYDFKIEFYNYDDAKYIVASKPKLTIDTEKTRAYTEISIGNNYAAESGMLYKSGTLKVYNVPLTFNQDRRLNIKFHDAIKISYKKLAYSREYHFLLNGLIHTPMDTDYLSRDFSVDYDITNSIFNVKINSIFQEQKDSTRLDSPLIKRNINFKG
- a CDS encoding DUF693 family protein, with the translated sequence MVFKGNEELFLPANIANTKINHSLTCNSLNEFLTALARNYTIICKAEPQDKNNNIDIIYRFYYKSIAARENESKSFKPLALEKFGLHFIPQQDLKYSQESRQQLVYWNAQVLYTHKIAINDRVSFYDRFNNLITGRVEETSAFLSSRGPCVLNLSIKDDKNILSQMI
- a CDS encoding DUF777 family protein yields the protein MQSRTQKYSEFRYYTNLENMAYVHHETLDKMCENIFISRIGIVKEFDYKTQEGVVVIPEFGSLNIETKNISNMKLHLQTNDKVILLQSSVNLFDIEDTNYFDKTYFYIINSIDIKTIEKAVIDIDQFELKNHTLDIKAEESINIESKDLNINANKIKIKASNPISISTNNASLYDILNSLINTLEKLKFVQELDAMKDLQLQMPILKTKLNKLLL
- a CDS encoding DUF276 domain-containing protein (DUF276 is restricted to Borreliella and related spirochetes.), with the translated sequence MSSPSIFTQDNGITVKSTEEILNEKKDMLKKKGILIARNSIFDIVNYPSSEIDRQILIALSDLFKRIDEGGNFFKEWEDKLSIPSSSTFDAVRKAFLQIDGVKYCNLTSGAGIVATFLIITDKSYFLNGDFKTLNTRIKNQIWEVFYKVMPSGTAFIGDIKVDGLNDMLQKKTYKFSLGKPKYIYMKAYYKINHKDYIHIDIDTKIREIYKQIIDTNYRDMGIDFAYQDFLAPVSMIKGIKSIRIGILVKEDDKTENKSINDSQYTFNKDIEVNPNEILLFDTTQRLFIDIDKE
- a CDS encoding DUF735 family protein produces the protein MNFKHNPTYDIPETIRNTQLGQFIDNEIEYKKLILAQIKEITNNFASKNIKAHLKIRFIAKFLAKLFKVYHLDKNLTYDIVNGIDSVLLSREHIGTDNSFNLLFASYLYTNVEISTNEDQAGEIVIKLINNIKSSFRRYIIHNKLEKTVGREKFYKLKKIVLTHSKSKFRLMFNYMPLNYTSSIYEFIKSLIPVGRVIRIKDKDNQMIMSNLAQERKEQEILNKLKAQIPHASYSLEDSQEEDAEKDTILKYR